In the genome of Mycobacterium kansasii ATCC 12478, one region contains:
- a CDS encoding proline--tRNA ligase translates to MITRMSQLFLRTLRDDPADAEVPSHKLLIRAGYVRPIAPGLYSWLPLGLRVLRNIERVVREEMNAIGGQEILFPALLPRAPYETTNRWTEYGDSVFRLQDRRGNDYLLGPTHEELFTLTVKGEYNSYKDFPLVLYQIQNKYRDEARPRAGILRVREFVMKDSYSFDIDSAGLKAAYHAHREAYQRIFERLRVRYVIVSAVSGAMGGSASEEFLAESPVGEDTFVRCPESGYAANVEAVITARPETRPIDGQPEAVVHDTGDTPTIATLVEWANQADLGRTVTAADTLKNVLVKVRQPGKDWELLAIGVPGDREVDDKRLSAALEPAEYALLDDNDFARYPFLVKGYIGPKALHANNIRYLVDPRVVDGSSWITGADEPGRHVVGLVAGRDFTADGTIEAAEVREGDPSPDGAGSLVMARGIEIGHIFQLGQKYTDAFSADVLGEDGKPVRLTMGSYGIGVSRLVAVVAEQHHDELGLRWPPAIAPFDVHLVIANKDAEARTGAVALATELNQQGVEVLLDDRQASPGVKFKDAELLGMPWIVVVGRGWADGVVELRDRFSGQTRELAAGASLATDIAAVISG, encoded by the coding sequence GTGATCACCCGGATGTCCCAGCTGTTCCTTCGCACACTGCGTGACGACCCCGCCGACGCCGAAGTGCCCAGCCACAAACTGCTGATCAGAGCCGGATACGTTCGGCCCATCGCGCCGGGACTCTACAGCTGGCTGCCGCTGGGGCTGCGGGTACTGCGCAACATCGAGCGGGTGGTCCGCGAAGAGATGAACGCCATCGGCGGGCAAGAGATCTTGTTTCCCGCGCTGCTGCCACGAGCGCCCTACGAGACCACGAATCGGTGGACCGAATACGGCGACAGCGTTTTCCGGCTGCAGGACCGCCGCGGTAATGACTACTTGCTCGGGCCGACACACGAGGAGCTGTTCACCCTGACGGTGAAGGGCGAATACAACTCCTACAAAGACTTTCCGCTGGTCCTGTATCAAATCCAGAACAAGTACCGCGACGAAGCCCGCCCGCGCGCCGGCATCCTGCGGGTCCGGGAGTTTGTGATGAAGGACTCCTACTCCTTCGACATCGACAGCGCCGGCCTGAAGGCCGCCTACCACGCACACCGGGAGGCCTACCAGCGCATCTTCGAACGTTTGAGGGTGCGCTACGTCATCGTCTCGGCGGTCTCGGGCGCCATGGGCGGCAGCGCATCCGAAGAGTTCCTGGCCGAAAGCCCGGTCGGTGAGGACACGTTCGTACGGTGCCCGGAGTCCGGTTATGCCGCCAACGTCGAAGCCGTCATCACCGCGCGCCCGGAGACCCGACCGATCGATGGACAACCCGAAGCGGTGGTCCACGACACCGGCGACACCCCGACCATCGCCACGCTGGTCGAATGGGCCAACCAGGCCGACCTGGGCCGCACGGTGACCGCCGCCGACACCCTGAAGAACGTCCTGGTCAAAGTCCGCCAACCCGGCAAGGACTGGGAGTTGCTGGCCATTGGAGTGCCCGGCGACCGCGAGGTCGACGACAAGAGGTTGAGCGCGGCCCTGGAACCGGCCGAATACGCCTTGCTCGACGACAACGACTTCGCCAGATACCCGTTCCTGGTCAAGGGTTACATCGGCCCAAAGGCATTGCACGCCAACAATATTCGCTATCTGGTCGACCCGCGCGTGGTCGACGGCAGCAGCTGGATCACCGGGGCGGACGAACCAGGCCGGCATGTCGTCGGCCTGGTTGCGGGTCGTGATTTCACCGCCGACGGCACCATCGAGGCTGCCGAGGTGCGCGAAGGCGATCCCTCTCCGGACGGTGCCGGCTCACTCGTCATGGCGCGTGGTATCGAGATCGGCCACATCTTCCAGCTCGGCCAGAAATACACCGACGCCTTCAGCGCCGACGTGCTCGGCGAAGACGGCAAGCCGGTACGGCTGACCATGGGCTCCTATGGCATCGGGGTGTCGAGGCTGGTCGCGGTCGTCGCCGAACAACATCACGACGAGCTGGGCTTGCGCTGGCCGCCGGCGATCGCGCCGTTCGATGTTCACCTGGTGATCGCCAACAAGGACGCGGAGGCGCGCACCGGAGCCGTCGCGCTGGCCACCGAACTGAATCAGCAAGGGGTCGAGGTGCTGCTCGACGACCGTCAAGCCTCGCCCGGCGTCAAGTTCAAAGATGCCGAACTGCTGGGGATGCCCTGGATCGTCGTCGTGGGACGCGGCTGGGCGGACGGTGTGGTCGAGTTGCGCGACCGATTCAGCGGTCAGACCCGTGAGCTGGCTGCCGGCGCCTCGTTGGCTACCGATATCGCGGCAGTCATCAGCGGTTAG
- a CDS encoding ferritin-like domain-containing protein — MTSSEPSFGASPKRSPAGKDADTAALSDALAVEHATIYGYGIVSALSPPSVNDLVVEALNQHRQRRDDVIAMLAARKVTAPAAAPGYQLPNDVGSAADAARLAARMENDGATAWRAVVEHAETADDRAFASTALTQSAVMAARWNKVLGAWPITASFPGGNE, encoded by the coding sequence ATGACCTCGTCCGAACCCAGCTTCGGGGCCAGCCCCAAGCGGTCGCCCGCCGGCAAAGATGCCGACACCGCGGCGCTGAGCGACGCCCTCGCCGTCGAGCACGCGACCATCTATGGGTATGGCATCGTGTCGGCGCTGTCGCCGCCCAGCGTCAACGACTTGGTGGTGGAGGCGTTGAACCAGCATCGCCAACGTCGCGACGACGTCATCGCGATGCTGGCCGCCCGCAAGGTCACCGCGCCGGCGGCCGCCCCGGGCTACCAGTTGCCCAATGACGTGGGCAGCGCAGCCGATGCGGCTCGGCTGGCCGCGCGGATGGAGAACGACGGCGCGACGGCGTGGCGTGCCGTTGTCGAGCATGCCGAGACAGCCGATGACCGGGCGTTCGCGTCGACGGCGTTGACCCAGAGCGCGGTGATGGCCGCCCGGTGGAACAAGGTGCTGGGAGCCTGGCCGATCACCGCCTCGTTCCCGGGCGGCAACGAATAG
- the rimP gene encoding ribosome maturation factor RimP, with product MTTGLPSQTQVIELLGGAFACAGYEIEDVVIDTRAHPPRITVVADGDTALDLDTIAALSRSASALLDGLDAIRDKYVLEVSSPGVERPLTSEKHFRRARGRKIELTLADGSRLTGRVGELTGDTLALVIRQGRNWAVRQIPLAQVLKAVVQVEFSPPARAELELATAAGATGTEAES from the coding sequence GTGACCACCGGGCTACCTTCGCAGACGCAGGTGATCGAGTTACTCGGTGGGGCATTCGCGTGCGCCGGCTACGAGATCGAAGACGTGGTCATCGACACCCGCGCCCACCCACCGCGAATCACGGTGGTCGCCGACGGCGACACCGCACTCGACCTGGACACCATCGCCGCCCTGTCGCGCTCCGCTTCGGCTTTGCTGGACGGCCTGGACGCCATCCGCGACAAGTACGTCCTCGAAGTCAGCTCGCCGGGTGTCGAACGCCCGCTGACCAGCGAAAAGCACTTTCGCCGCGCCCGCGGTCGCAAGATCGAACTCACGTTGGCCGACGGATCGCGGCTGACCGGCCGGGTCGGCGAGCTGACCGGTGACACCCTGGCGCTGGTGATCCGCCAGGGCCGGAACTGGGCGGTGCGCCAGATTCCACTGGCGCAGGTCCTGAAAGCTGTTGTCCAAGTGGAGTTTTCACCGCCGGCCCGAGCCGAGCTCGAATTGGCGACGGCGGCTGGGGCCACTGGTACGGAGGCCGAATCATGA
- the nusA gene encoding transcription termination factor NusA, which yields MNIDMAALHAIEVDRGISVNELLETIKSALLSAYRHTQGHQTDARIEIDRKSGVVRVIARELDDEGNLISEWDDTPEGFGRIAATTARQVMLQRFRDAENERTYGEFSTREGEIVAGVIQRDSRANARGLVVVRMGSETKASEGVIPAAEQVPGESYEHGNRLRCYVVGVSRGAREPLITLSRTHPNLVRKLFSLEVPEIADGSVEIVAVAREAGHRSKIAVRSNVPGLNAKGACIGPMGQRVRNVMSELSGEKIDIIDYDEDPARFVANALSPAKVVSVSVIDQNARAARVVVPDFQLSLAIGKEGQNARLAARLTGWRIDIRGDSPAHPAGQPEQGASRGMAHDR from the coding sequence ATGAACATCGACATGGCCGCGCTGCATGCGATTGAGGTCGACCGGGGTATCTCGGTCAACGAATTGCTCGAAACCATCAAGTCCGCGCTGCTCAGCGCCTACCGGCACACCCAGGGTCACCAGACCGACGCTCGCATCGAGATCGACCGTAAGAGCGGCGTCGTCCGGGTGATCGCCCGCGAGCTGGACGACGAGGGAAACCTCATCAGCGAATGGGATGACACCCCGGAGGGTTTCGGCCGCATCGCGGCGACGACAGCTCGTCAGGTGATGTTGCAGCGATTCCGCGACGCCGAGAACGAGCGCACATACGGCGAGTTCTCGACCCGGGAGGGCGAGATTGTCGCGGGTGTGATTCAACGCGACAGCAGGGCCAACGCCCGCGGTCTGGTGGTCGTCCGGATGGGAAGCGAGACCAAGGCCTCCGAGGGTGTGATCCCCGCCGCCGAACAGGTCCCCGGCGAAAGTTACGAACATGGCAACCGCCTGCGTTGTTACGTGGTTGGCGTGAGTCGTGGTGCCCGCGAGCCGCTGATCACGTTGTCGCGCACTCACCCCAACCTGGTGCGCAAGCTGTTCTCGTTGGAAGTTCCCGAGATTGCCGACGGGTCGGTGGAGATCGTTGCGGTGGCCCGCGAGGCCGGCCATCGGTCCAAGATCGCGGTGCGCTCGAACGTCCCGGGTCTCAATGCCAAGGGTGCCTGCATCGGGCCGATGGGCCAGCGGGTGCGCAACGTGATGAGCGAACTGTCCGGCGAGAAGATCGACATCATCGACTACGACGAGGATCCCGCGCGCTTCGTGGCCAACGCGTTGTCGCCCGCGAAGGTGGTCTCGGTGTCGGTGATCGACCAGAATGCCCGGGCCGCCCGCGTGGTGGTGCCCGACTTCCAGTTGTCGCTGGCCATCGGTAAGGAGGGGCAGAACGCGCGGCTGGCCGCTCGGCTCACCGGATGGCGCATCGACATCCGCGGCGATTCACCGGCGCACCCGGCGGGTCAGCCTGAGCAGGGTGCCAGCCGCGGAATGGCACACGACCGCTAG
- a CDS encoding YlxR family protein — protein sequence MAESTGNGNYAVIVDPSRRLQGRGAWLHPEPRCLQQAIRRRAFTRALRITGSPDTSAVVEHISGFSTEQQNRQQRT from the coding sequence GTGGCTGAGTCGACCGGGAACGGCAACTACGCCGTGATCGTTGACCCAAGCAGAAGACTGCAGGGGCGGGGTGCATGGCTGCATCCCGAACCGCGGTGCCTACAACAAGCAATTCGGCGGAGGGCTTTCACTAGAGCGCTGCGCATCACCGGTTCACCGGATACATCAGCGGTGGTCGAACACATCAGTGGGTTTTCCACTGAGCAACAGAACAGGCAGCAACGAACATGA
- the infB gene encoding translation initiation factor IF-2: MAGKARVHELAKELGVTSKEVLARLSEQGEFVKSASSTVEAPVARRLRESFGGAKPAPEQAPAKGPEKGPDRAAAKATAAAPGTDGGKAADQSLDQALDKAIAKAAGNGAPTAVAPDRAADSGKTATSPTRATPRPSAATATPAPPKAPQPGQPTTSLPGQPPSPPAPHPGMAPGARPGPAPKPGVRTPRVGNNPFSSAQPAERPIPRPPAPRPGAPRPGAPRPGASPGSMPPRPGGAAGGPRPPRTGAPRPGGGRPGGPGGRSDGGGGNYRGGGAGVGAAPGTGFRGRPGGGGGGPGGGGRPGQRGGAAGAFGRPGGAPRRGRKSKRQKRQEYDSMQAPVVGGVRLPHGNGETIRLARGASLSDFAEKIDANPAALVQALFNLGEMVTATQSVGDETLELLGSEMNYNVQVVSPEDEDRELLESFDLSYGEDTGDEADLQTRPPVVTVMGHVDHGKTRLLDTIRKANVREGEAGGITQHIGAYQVGVDLDGSERLITFIDTPGHEAFTAMRARGAKATDIAILVVAADDGVMPQTVEAINHAQAADVPIVVAVNKIDKEGADPAKIRAQLTEYGLVAEDFGGDTMFVDISAKNGTNIEQLLEAVLLTADAALDLRANPDMEAQGVAIEAHLDRGRGPVATVLVQRGTLRVGDSVVAGDAYGRVRRMVDEHGDDIEAALPSRPVQVIGFTSVPGAGDNFLVVDEDRIARQIADRRSARKRNAMAARSRKRISLEDLDSALKETSQLNLILKGDNAGTVEALEEALMGIQVDDEVALRVIDRGVGGITETNVNLASASDAIIIGFNVRAEGKATELANREGVEIRYYSVIYQAIDEIEAALRGMLKPIYEEVELGRAEIRALFRSSKVGLIAGCMITSGVVRRNAKARLLRDNIVVAENLSIQSLRREKDDVTEVREGFECGLTLGYSDIKEGDVIESYELVQKERS; encoded by the coding sequence GTGGCAGGTAAGGCCCGCGTACACGAGTTGGCCAAGGAACTCGGTGTTACCAGCAAGGAAGTGCTCGCCCGACTGAGTGAACAGGGCGAATTCGTCAAATCCGCATCGTCGACAGTAGAGGCGCCCGTCGCCCGCCGGCTGCGTGAATCGTTCGGTGGCGCCAAACCGGCCCCCGAACAGGCCCCAGCCAAGGGCCCGGAGAAAGGCCCCGATCGAGCTGCCGCCAAGGCCACAGCGGCCGCGCCCGGCACGGATGGTGGCAAAGCCGCAGACCAGTCCCTTGACCAAGCCCTCGACAAGGCGATTGCCAAGGCGGCCGGCAACGGAGCACCGACGGCCGTCGCACCCGACAGGGCCGCCGACTCGGGCAAGACGGCAACTTCGCCCACCCGAGCCACCCCCCGCCCGTCGGCCGCCACCGCGACTCCCGCGCCTCCGAAGGCGCCGCAACCCGGACAACCGACGACGTCGCTACCGGGCCAACCGCCCAGCCCCCCGGCACCCCACCCCGGCATGGCTCCCGGCGCGCGTCCCGGACCGGCGCCCAAGCCCGGCGTCCGGACCCCGCGCGTCGGCAACAACCCGTTCTCCTCGGCGCAACCGGCCGAACGGCCCATTCCGCGTCCGCCGGCTCCGCGCCCCGGAGCGCCGCGTCCCGGGGCGCCGCGTCCGGGTGCATCGCCCGGCAGCATGCCGCCACGTCCCGGCGGTGCGGCCGGTGGGCCACGCCCGCCGCGCACCGGCGCGCCGCGACCCGGCGGCGGTCGGCCCGGCGGCCCCGGTGGCCGTTCGGACGGCGGCGGGGGTAACTACCGCGGCGGCGGCGCTGGCGTGGGTGCCGCGCCCGGGACCGGATTCCGCGGCCGTCCCGGCGGTGGTGGCGGCGGCCCCGGCGGCGGTGGCCGTCCAGGCCAGCGCGGCGGCGCGGCGGGCGCGTTCGGCCGTCCCGGCGGCGCACCCCGGCGCGGCCGCAAGTCCAAGCGGCAGAAGCGCCAGGAATACGACTCGATGCAGGCCCCGGTTGTCGGCGGCGTGCGGTTGCCGCACGGCAACGGCGAGACGATCCGGCTGGCCCGCGGCGCGTCGCTGTCCGACTTTGCCGAGAAGATCGACGCCAACCCGGCCGCATTGGTCCAGGCGCTGTTCAACCTCGGCGAGATGGTGACCGCCACCCAGTCGGTCGGCGACGAAACGCTCGAGCTGCTGGGCAGCGAGATGAACTACAACGTCCAGGTGGTCAGCCCCGAGGACGAGGACCGCGAGCTGCTGGAATCCTTCGACCTGTCCTACGGAGAGGACACCGGAGACGAGGCCGATCTGCAGACCCGGCCGCCGGTCGTGACCGTGATGGGCCACGTCGACCACGGTAAAACTCGGCTGCTGGACACCATCCGTAAGGCCAACGTCCGTGAGGGCGAGGCCGGCGGCATCACCCAGCACATCGGCGCCTACCAGGTGGGCGTCGACCTCGACGGCAGTGAGCGGCTGATCACCTTCATCGACACCCCGGGTCACGAGGCGTTCACCGCCATGCGTGCCCGTGGTGCCAAAGCCACCGACATCGCCATTCTGGTGGTCGCGGCCGACGACGGCGTGATGCCGCAGACGGTCGAGGCCATCAACCACGCGCAGGCCGCCGACGTGCCGATCGTGGTCGCGGTCAACAAGATCGACAAGGAGGGCGCCGACCCGGCCAAGATCCGGGCCCAGCTCACCGAGTACGGCCTGGTGGCCGAGGACTTCGGCGGCGACACCATGTTCGTCGACATCTCGGCCAAGAACGGCACCAACATCGAACAGCTGTTGGAAGCGGTGCTGCTTACCGCCGACGCCGCACTGGACCTGCGCGCCAACCCCGACATGGAGGCTCAGGGTGTGGCCATCGAGGCACACCTGGACCGCGGTCGCGGGCCGGTCGCCACGGTGTTGGTGCAGCGCGGCACGCTGCGGGTCGGCGACTCGGTGGTCGCCGGCGACGCCTACGGCCGGGTCCGCCGGATGGTCGACGAACACGGCGACGACATCGAAGCGGCATTGCCGTCGCGTCCCGTCCAGGTCATCGGCTTCACCTCGGTGCCCGGGGCCGGTGACAACTTCCTGGTGGTCGACGAAGACCGCATCGCGCGCCAGATCGCCGACCGGCGCAGCGCCCGCAAGCGCAACGCCATGGCGGCGCGCAGCCGTAAGCGGATCAGCCTGGAGGACCTGGACTCGGCGCTGAAGGAAACCAGCCAGCTGAACCTGATCCTCAAGGGCGACAACGCCGGTACCGTCGAGGCGCTGGAAGAGGCCCTGATGGGTATTCAGGTGGACGACGAGGTGGCGCTGCGCGTCATCGACCGCGGCGTCGGCGGCATCACCGAGACCAACGTCAACCTGGCGTCGGCATCCGATGCGATCATCATCGGGTTCAACGTGCGCGCCGAGGGCAAAGCCACCGAGCTGGCCAACCGCGAAGGCGTCGAGATCCGCTACTACTCGGTCATCTATCAGGCGATCGATGAGATCGAGGCGGCGCTGCGCGGCATGCTCAAGCCGATCTACGAAGAGGTCGAGCTGGGTCGTGCCGAGATCCGGGCATTGTTCCGGTCCTCGAAGGTCGGCCTCATCGCCGGCTGCATGATCACCTCGGGTGTGGTGCGACGCAACGCGAAGGCCCGGTTGTTGCGGGACAACATCGTGGTCGCCGAGAACCTCTCGATCCAGTCGCTGCGCCGCGAGAAGGACGACGTGACCGAGGTTCGCGAGGGCTTCGAGTGCGGTTTGACACTGGGCTACTCCGACATCAAGGAAGGCGACGTCATCGAGTCCTACGAGCTGGTTCAAAAGGAACGCTCGTGA
- the rbfA gene encoding 30S ribosome-binding factor RbfA, with protein sequence MADPARARRLAKRITTIVASAIEYEIKDPGLAGVTITDAKVTADLHDATVYYTVMGPTLDDEPDYAAAAAALDRAKGVLRTKVGAGTGVRFTPTLTFTRDTTSDTVHRMEELLARARAADADLARVRQGAKPAGDADPYRDGGASGELSDRIEAGDTGDHDRSRD encoded by the coding sequence ATGGCTGACCCGGCACGGGCACGCCGACTTGCCAAACGGATCACCACCATCGTCGCGTCGGCGATCGAGTACGAGATCAAGGATCCGGGACTTGCCGGGGTGACCATCACCGACGCCAAGGTGACCGCCGACCTGCACGACGCGACCGTGTACTACACGGTGATGGGTCCGACGCTGGACGACGAGCCGGACTACGCTGCCGCGGCCGCCGCGCTGGACCGGGCCAAGGGTGTGCTGCGCACCAAGGTCGGAGCCGGTACCGGGGTGCGATTCACGCCCACCTTGACGTTCACCCGGGACACCACGTCCGACACCGTGCATCGGATGGAGGAGTTGTTGGCGCGCGCCCGTGCCGCCGACGCTGACTTGGCGCGGGTTCGGCAGGGCGCCAAGCCAGCCGGCGATGCCGACCCGTACCGTGATGGCGGGGCTTCCGGGGAACTTAGCGATCGGATCGAGGCTGGGGACACCGGTGACCACGACCGATCGAGAGACTGA
- a CDS encoding DHH family phosphoesterase, with translation MTTTDRETELAEVPTCPGARVDALGAVEMLSAAASVAVIAHVHPDADAIGAGLALALVLDKCGKQVEVSFGAPATLPESLASLPGCHLLVNPDAMRRDVDLAVTVDVPSVRRLGGLSDLAGPGRDVLVIDHHASNDAFGTANFIDLSADSTTMMIADLLDAWGKPIETDVAQCIYAGLTTDTGSFRWASARGYRLAARLVEIGVDNAAVSRTLMDTHPFEWLPMLSRVLGSAQLVPGAVAGRGLVYVVVDNREFLRARQEEVESIVDIVRTTQQAEVAAVLKEVEPRQWSVSMRAKRDMDLTPVAARFGGGGHRLAAGYSTSGSIDDVVASLLAALG, from the coding sequence GTGACCACGACCGATCGAGAGACTGAGCTGGCCGAGGTGCCGACTTGCCCGGGGGCGCGTGTCGATGCCCTCGGCGCCGTCGAGATGTTGTCGGCCGCCGCCAGTGTCGCGGTGATTGCCCACGTTCATCCCGACGCGGACGCCATCGGCGCCGGATTGGCGCTGGCGTTGGTGTTGGACAAGTGCGGGAAGCAGGTCGAGGTGAGTTTCGGGGCGCCGGCGACATTGCCGGAGTCGCTGGCGTCGTTGCCCGGGTGCCACTTGCTCGTGAACCCGGATGCGATGCGTCGCGATGTCGATTTGGCCGTGACCGTAGACGTACCGAGTGTCCGGCGGCTCGGCGGGCTGAGTGACCTGGCCGGTCCCGGCCGGGATGTGCTGGTGATCGACCATCACGCTTCCAATGATGCGTTCGGCACCGCGAACTTCATCGACCTGTCGGCAGACTCCACCACGATGATGATCGCCGACCTTCTCGACGCCTGGGGCAAGCCGATCGAGACGGACGTTGCCCAGTGCATCTATGCCGGATTGACGACGGACACAGGTTCGTTTCGGTGGGCAAGTGCGCGTGGCTATCGACTGGCGGCGCGCCTGGTCGAGATCGGCGTAGATAATGCCGCCGTCAGCCGGACCTTGATGGACACCCACCCGTTCGAATGGTTGCCGATGCTGTCGCGGGTGCTGGGTTCGGCGCAGTTGGTGCCCGGGGCGGTGGCTGGCCGGGGGTTGGTCTACGTGGTCGTCGACAACCGCGAATTTCTCCGGGCGCGTCAGGAAGAAGTGGAGAGCATTGTCGACATCGTGCGCACCACCCAGCAGGCCGAAGTTGCGGCGGTGTTGAAGGAGGTCGAACCACGACAGTGGTCGGTGTCGATGCGGGCCAAGCGCGATATGGACCTGACGCCCGTCGCCGCGCGGTTCGGCGGCGGCGGCCACCGGTTGGCGGCCGGCTATTCGACGAGCGGCTCGATCGACGATGTTGTGGCGTCGCTGCTCGCTGCTCTGGGCTAA
- a CDS encoding MATE family efflux transporter, producing MSGAGRSRVPGRRIAALALPALGVLAAEPLYLLFDTAVVGRLGALSLAGLAIGSLVLGLVGSQATFLSYGTTARSARHFGAGDRAAAVVEGVQATWLAAGLGVATIVVVEAAAVPLVSAIAGSSAITEAALPWLRIAILGVPAILVSLAGNGWMRGVQDTMRPLRYVVAGFGLSALLCPLLVYGWLGMPRLGLSGSAVANLVGQWLAALLFGGALLAERVLLRVDWPVLRAQLVMARDLIVRGLAFQACFVSAAAVAARFGAAALAAHQVVLQLWGFLALVLDSLAIAAQALVGAALGAGDVSHAKSVAWRVTVFSLLAAGVLAAALGVGAPLLPSLFTHDRSVLAAIAVPWWFLVAQLPFAGIVFALDGVLLGAGDAAFMRTATVVSALIGFLPLTWLSLVYGWGLAGIWSGLATFVALRLLFVGWRTISGRWALTGAA from the coding sequence TTGAGCGGCGCCGGACGGTCTCGTGTTCCTGGCCGAAGGATCGCGGCGCTGGCCCTACCCGCGCTGGGTGTGCTGGCCGCCGAGCCGTTGTACCTGCTCTTCGATACCGCCGTGGTGGGCCGGCTGGGCGCACTGTCGCTGGCGGGGCTTGCGATCGGCAGCCTGGTGCTCGGCTTGGTTGGTTCGCAGGCGACCTTTCTGTCGTATGGCACGACCGCGCGCTCGGCGCGCCACTTCGGTGCCGGCGATCGGGCCGCGGCGGTAGTCGAGGGCGTGCAGGCGACCTGGCTGGCGGCGGGTTTGGGCGTGGCGACCATTGTGGTGGTGGAAGCCGCGGCGGTGCCGCTGGTGTCGGCGATCGCGGGCAGTAGCGCGATCACGGAGGCGGCGCTGCCGTGGCTGCGGATCGCGATCCTGGGGGTGCCGGCGATTCTGGTTTCGCTCGCCGGCAACGGCTGGATGCGTGGGGTGCAGGACACCATGCGGCCGCTGCGCTATGTGGTTGCGGGTTTCGGGCTGTCGGCATTGCTGTGCCCGCTGCTGGTCTACGGCTGGCTGGGCATGCCGCGGCTGGGGTTGTCCGGTTCCGCGGTGGCCAATCTGGTTGGTCAGTGGCTGGCGGCGCTGCTGTTCGGGGGTGCGTTGCTGGCCGAGCGGGTGCTGCTGCGGGTCGATTGGCCGGTGCTGCGCGCACAACTGGTCATGGCGCGTGACCTGATCGTGCGTGGTCTGGCTTTCCAGGCGTGTTTCGTCTCGGCTGCGGCGGTGGCCGCGAGGTTCGGCGCCGCCGCGCTGGCGGCACACCAGGTGGTACTGCAATTGTGGGGTTTCCTTGCCCTGGTTCTCGATTCGCTGGCCATCGCGGCGCAGGCACTGGTCGGCGCTGCCCTGGGTGCCGGTGATGTGTCGCATGCGAAGTCGGTGGCCTGGCGGGTGACGGTGTTTTCGTTGCTGGCGGCGGGCGTGCTCGCCGCCGCGTTAGGGGTAGGGGCCCCGCTGCTGCCCTCGCTGTTCACCCATGACCGATCGGTGCTTGCCGCGATCGCGGTGCCGTGGTGGTTCCTGGTGGCCCAATTACCCTTCGCCGGAATTGTTTTCGCGCTTGACGGGGTGTTGCTGGGGGCGGGTGACGCTGCCTTCATGCGCACCGCCACCGTCGTCAGCGCACTGATCGGCTTTCTGCCGCTGACCTGGTTGTCGTTGGTGTACGGCTGGGGGCTGGCGGGCATCTGGTCGGGCCTGGCCACGTTCGTCGCGCTGCGGCTGCTCTTCGTCGGATGGCGGACGATCAGCGGCCGGTGGGCACTGACGGGGGCGGCCTGA
- a CDS encoding carbohydrate ABC transporter permease, producing MTPLLPDARRARHRPWRDYALFVVLVGPNVGLLLLFIYRPLADNIRLSFFDWNVSDPKADYVGFSNYAEWFARDDTRQIVLNTAVFTTAAVVGSMVLGLVLAMLLDQPLRARNLVRSMVFAPFVISGAAVGLAAQFVFDPHFGLVQDLLARIGVNVPNFYQDAHWAMFMVTVTYVWKNLGYTFVIYLAALQGVRRDLLEAAEIDGASRWTTFRRVLLPQLRPTTFFLSITVLINSLQVFDVINVMTRGGPQGTGTTTMVYQVYLETFRNFRAGYGATVATIMFLVLLAITYYQVRVMDRGQRQ from the coding sequence GTGACCCCCCTCCTCCCCGACGCGCGCCGAGCGCGGCACCGGCCGTGGCGGGATTACGCGCTGTTCGTCGTCCTGGTCGGCCCCAATGTGGGGCTGCTGCTGCTCTTCATCTACCGCCCACTGGCCGACAACATCAGGTTGTCGTTCTTCGACTGGAATGTCTCCGACCCCAAAGCCGACTATGTCGGGTTCTCCAACTACGCCGAGTGGTTCGCCCGCGACGACACCCGGCAGATCGTGCTCAACACGGCAGTGTTCACCACCGCCGCGGTGGTGGGCTCGATGGTGCTGGGGCTGGTGCTGGCCATGCTGCTCGATCAACCGTTGCGGGCCCGAAATCTGGTGCGCTCGATGGTATTCGCGCCCTTCGTGATCTCGGGGGCGGCCGTCGGCCTGGCGGCCCAGTTCGTCTTCGATCCGCACTTCGGTCTGGTACAGGACCTGTTGGCGCGCATCGGAGTCAACGTGCCCAACTTTTACCAGGATGCGCACTGGGCGATGTTCATGGTGACCGTCACCTATGTCTGGAAGAACCTCGGATACACCTTCGTCATCTATCTGGCGGCGTTGCAAGGGGTGCGCCGAGATCTATTGGAGGCGGCCGAAATCGATGGCGCCAGCCGGTGGACCACGTTTCGCCGGGTGCTGTTGCCCCAGCTGCGTCCCACCACCTTCTTTTTGTCGATCACCGTGCTGATCAACTCGTTGCAGGTGTTCGACGTGATCAACGTCATGACCCGTGGCGGCCCGCAGGGCACCGGCACCACAACGATGGTCTACCAGGTGTATCTGGAGACGTTCCGCAACTTTCGGGCCGGTTACGGCGCCACCGTCGCCACCATCATGTTCCTGGTTCTGCTGGCCATCACCTATTACCAGGTGCGAGTCATGGATCGGGGGCAGCGGCAGTGA